A single genomic interval of Lepisosteus oculatus isolate fLepOcu1 chromosome 12, fLepOcu1.hap2, whole genome shotgun sequence harbors:
- the mfng gene encoding beta-1,3-N-acetylglucosaminyltransferase manic fringe, whose protein sequence is MLIKRMLLALSGTSLTLFLVVLVDLQLRTEERLKPGTAGGLGGSGPRQRPSAELTRPESHPARPPAGKSVRSAQRPDTAAAAMNRSLADLERQIEDRRRRLSERAGQRRTPTPAPSGALRLQDVFIAVKTTEKFHSTRLALLLETWISRTREHTYIFTDKGSEDESLRGYNAVITNCSSEHSRQALSCKMTAEYDAFMSSDKKWFCHVDDDNYVNPSALLAVLSAFPRDSDVYIGKPSLDRPIRAFEQLDDNKTREVRFWFATGGAGFCLSRRLAEKMAPWASGPRFEQSSAAIRLPDDCTVGFIVERKLGVPLVHSPLFHSHLENLLLITPQQIPWQVTLSYGIFENKLNSVELKGVFSKDTDPSRFKTIHCLLFPSTHWCPRQYAL, encoded by the exons ATGTTGATCAAAAGGATGTTACTCGCTCTCTCGGGGACGTCTCTGACGCTTTTCCTCGTCGTGCTTGTGGACCTGCAATTGCGCACGGAGGAGCGACTGAAGCCGGGCACCGCTGGGGGTCTCGGCGGCTCCGGCCCCAGACAGCGCCCGTCGGCGGAGCTCACCCGCCCCGAGAGCCACCCGGCGCGGCCGCCGGCCGGGAAGTCGGTCCGCTCCGCCCAGCGCCCGGACACCGCCGCCGCCGCGATGAACCGGAGCCTGGCGGACCTGGAGAGGCAGATCGAGGACAGGAGGCGCCGCTTGTCCGAGCGCGCCGGGCAGCGGCGCACCCCGACTCCGGCCCCCTCGGGCGCCTTGCGGCTGCAGGACGTCTTCATCGCCGTGAAGACCACCGAGAAGTTTCACAGCACGCGCCTGGCGTTGCTCCTGGAAACCTGGATCTCGAGGACCAGGGAACAC acaTACATCTTCACAGACAAAGGGAGTGAAGACGAAAGCTTGAGAG GTTATAATGCGGTGATCACCAACTGCTCCTCGGAACACAGTCGCCAGGCCCTGTCCTGCAAGATGACGGCGGAGTACGACGCCTTCATGTCCTCCGACAAAAA GTGGTTCTGTCACGTGGACGACGACAACTACGTCAACCCCTCCGCGCTCCTGGCCGTCCTGTCGGCCTTCCCGCGCGACAGCGACGTCTACATCGGCAAGCCCAGCCTGGACCGGCCGATCAGGGCCTTCGAGCAGCTGGATGACAACAAGACG AGAGAGGTGCGTTTCTGGTTTGCGACCGGCGGGGCTGGGTTCTGCTTGAGCCGCAGACTGGCGGAGAAGATGGCACCCTGGGCGAG CGGCCCCCGGTTCGAGCAGTCCTCGGCCGCGATCCGGCTGCCCGACGACTGCACCGTGGGCTTCATCGTGGAGCGGAAGCTGGGGGTCCCCCTGGTCCACAGCCCCCTCTTCCACTCGCACCTGGAGAACCTCCTGCTCATCACCCCACAGCAGATACCCTGGCAG gtGACTCTCAGCTATGGGATCTTTGAGAACAAGCTGAACAGCGTGGAGCTGAAGGGAGTCTTTTCAAAAGACACCGACCCTtccag GTTCAAGACAATCCACTGTCTGCTGTTTCCCAGCACCCACTGGTGTCCCCGACAGTATGCACTTTGA